From a single Bacillus sp. NEB1478 genomic region:
- a CDS encoding GNAT family protein has product MEIESVFGDFPILETERLILRKITFDDAEDMFYYGSNDEVTKHVTWHTHQSLSDTKEFIKFILNKYENKELSPWGIELKENGMFIGTIDFVSWNPTHNSAEIGYVISHDYWGMGIMTEAATAVIKFGFENMDLIRIQARCFLENIGSERVMEKSGMSFEGIIRKGMFSKEKHHDLKMYSILKEEFAAHTDLSYLMNTVKVR; this is encoded by the coding sequence ATGGAGATTGAGAGTGTATTTGGCGATTTTCCAATACTTGAAACAGAACGGCTAATCCTTAGAAAGATCACTTTTGATGATGCAGAAGATATGTTTTATTACGGTTCTAATGATGAAGTTACTAAACATGTTACTTGGCATACTCACCAGTCTCTTTCAGACACAAAGGAATTTATCAAATTCATTTTAAATAAATACGAAAATAAGGAATTATCCCCATGGGGCATTGAACTTAAAGAAAATGGAATGTTTATTGGAACGATTGATTTTGTATCGTGGAATCCCACACATAACAGTGCCGAAATCGGATATGTCATTTCTCATGATTATTGGGGCATGGGCATAATGACAGAAGCAGCGACAGCCGTAATCAAATTCGGTTTTGAAAACATGGATTTAATCCGTATTCAAGCACGCTGCTTTTTAGAAAACATTGGGTCCGAGCGTGTAATGGAAAAGTCGGGTATGTCCTTTGAAGGTATTATCAGAAAAGGAATGTTTTCAAAAGAAAAACACCACGACTTAAAAATGTATTCGATCTTAAAAGAGGAATTCGCAGCTCATACTGATTTAAGCTATTTAATGAATACCGTAAAAGTGAGATAA
- the nhaC gene encoding Na+/H+ antiporter NhaC: protein MKKQMTLPVALVIFTAIFAVMFTSLVYIKVEPHIPLLSSLILVSAIGAFFGAKWTTIEKGIINGIVSGLQPIFILLTVGLVIASWMLSGTVPTLLFYGMDIIQPEWFALSALFITILVSSFTGSSFTTVGTVGVALMGISHVLGVNPALAAGAIVSGACFGDKMSPLSDSTNFAPGIAGVNMFDHIRHMMWTTVPALILTAIAFYVLGGDGAGTANFKEIKEIQSVLSDQFPIHSLTLVSPLLVLILAFRKLPIMPVLLTGVLVSIAISFILIPDLTVQKVMNVMQNGLQIDTGNDAVNNIVNKGGLMSMMWSISLILIALALGGVIQALGLFELLFASVKNTTQKAGKLIVTTLASSVGVNLLAGEMYLSILLPGQALKDAYEKSGVPLKNLSRTLEDGGTLVNPLVPWSVSGAFFASTLGVSVLEYIPFALFLWLSPMFTLVLAYTGWSVKTKNAGELEKQTAA, encoded by the coding sequence ATGAAGAAACAAATGACTTTACCAGTAGCACTAGTTATTTTTACAGCGATCTTTGCTGTGATGTTCACTAGTCTTGTATATATAAAAGTGGAGCCTCATATTCCTTTGCTCTCATCATTAATTTTGGTATCGGCAATTGGAGCCTTTTTTGGAGCTAAATGGACAACGATCGAAAAAGGAATTATTAATGGGATTGTATCTGGATTGCAGCCGATCTTTATTTTATTAACGGTCGGTCTGGTTATCGCAAGCTGGATGTTAAGCGGAACTGTACCGACATTGCTTTTTTACGGTATGGATATCATCCAGCCTGAGTGGTTTGCTTTAAGTGCGTTATTTATTACGATTCTTGTTTCAAGTTTCACTGGCAGTTCTTTTACAACAGTAGGAACTGTAGGAGTAGCTTTAATGGGAATCAGCCATGTTCTTGGTGTGAACCCTGCATTAGCTGCGGGTGCTATCGTCTCAGGTGCGTGTTTTGGTGATAAAATGTCGCCGCTATCTGACTCGACCAACTTTGCGCCGGGGATTGCTGGGGTAAATATGTTTGACCATATCCGTCATATGATGTGGACGACAGTTCCGGCACTTATTCTTACGGCAATCGCATTCTATGTGTTAGGCGGAGATGGAGCAGGTACTGCAAATTTTAAAGAAATAAAAGAAATCCAGTCCGTTCTTTCGGATCAGTTTCCGATTCACTCTCTAACATTAGTTTCTCCATTATTAGTACTTATCCTGGCATTTCGTAAACTGCCGATCATGCCTGTTTTATTAACAGGAGTCCTAGTTTCAATCGCTATTTCATTCATTTTGATTCCTGATTTAACGGTTCAAAAAGTAATGAATGTTATGCAGAACGGTCTACAGATCGATACTGGGAACGATGCAGTCAACAACATCGTAAATAAAGGCGGTCTCATGTCAATGATGTGGTCGATCTCCTTGATTCTGATTGCTCTAGCGTTAGGTGGAGTAATTCAGGCACTTGGATTGTTTGAACTATTGTTTGCATCTGTAAAAAACACGACTCAAAAAGCAGGGAAGCTTATTGTAACAACATTAGCTTCTTCAGTAGGGGTCAACTTGCTGGCAGGGGAGATGTACTTGTCCATTCTTTTACCAGGTCAAGCGTTAAAAGATGCGTATGAAAAATCAGGAGTTCCGTTAAAAAACTTATCAAGAACGTTAGAAGATGGCGGGACACTTGTAAATCCGCTTGTCCCTTGGAGTGTGAGCGGAGCTTTCTTTGCTTCGACACTTGGGGTTTCAGTGCTGGAATACATCCCATTCGCCTTATTCTTATGGCTATCGCCGATGTTCACTTTAGTACTGGCATACACAGGATGGAGTGTTAAAACAAAAAATGCAGGGGAACTTGAAAAACAAACAGCGGCATAA
- a CDS encoding NUDIX domain-containing protein, whose protein sequence is MYKIRSSVKALIILENRLLTIEKQNNGIKKFILPGGGQEFNETLAEAVIRECKEEIGVNVKVKELIWVREFISKNHVTNQPENKETHIVEHIFKVVLEEIPEEFTPAEPDTTQTDVVWLSISALGDYNFYPRELIGRIQAKNAVGGAYIGDIN, encoded by the coding sequence ATGTACAAGATTAGAAGCTCCGTTAAAGCATTGATCATTCTTGAGAACCGCTTACTTACAATAGAAAAACAAAACAATGGTATAAAAAAATTTATCCTCCCAGGCGGCGGTCAAGAATTTAACGAAACATTAGCTGAAGCAGTTATTCGTGAGTGCAAAGAAGAAATCGGAGTCAATGTAAAGGTTAAAGAATTAATTTGGGTGCGTGAATTTATCAGCAAAAATCACGTTACCAACCAACCTGAAAATAAGGAAACGCATATTGTTGAACATATATTTAAAGTTGTGTTAGAGGAAATCCCCGAGGAATTCACACCAGCGGAACCGGATACTACCCAAACGGATGTCGTTTGGCTGTCAATTTCAGCTTTAGGCGATTACAATTTCTATCCTCGTGAGCTGATTGGAAGAATTCAAGCTAAAAATGCAGTGGGTGGAGCTTATATTGGAGATATCAATTAG
- the treR gene encoding trehalose operon repressor: MTRKNKFQEIYQEITAQIKEGLFPAHTQLPSEHELAERYETSRETVRKALNLLSQNGFIQKIRGKGSIVLENNKLSFPVSGLVSFQELSESMGKSSVTTVHEFGLIQPDEFLQQQLQAEPDDELWKVIRSRQIDGEKIILDKDFFLKKYVPTFSKEVAEKSIYAYLEKELGLKISFAKKEIMVENCTAEDKRLLDLDGFQHIVVVKNYVYLDDANLFQYTESRHRLDKFRFVDFARRGR, from the coding sequence ATGACAAGAAAAAACAAATTTCAAGAGATCTATCAAGAAATTACAGCTCAAATTAAAGAAGGTTTATTTCCAGCTCACACACAGCTGCCTTCTGAACACGAACTTGCTGAGCGCTATGAAACATCCAGGGAAACGGTTAGAAAAGCACTGAACCTTTTATCTCAAAACGGATTTATTCAAAAAATACGCGGTAAAGGGTCAATCGTTTTGGAAAACAATAAATTGAGTTTTCCTGTTTCAGGGCTGGTAAGCTTTCAAGAACTGTCAGAGTCAATGGGTAAAAGCAGTGTAACGACTGTACATGAGTTTGGATTGATCCAGCCTGATGAATTTTTGCAGCAGCAGCTACAAGCTGAACCAGATGATGAGTTATGGAAAGTAATTCGATCTAGACAAATTGATGGTGAAAAAATCATTTTGGACAAAGATTTCTTTTTGAAAAAATACGTTCCAACCTTTTCAAAGGAAGTGGCGGAGAAATCGATCTACGCCTATTTGGAAAAAGAACTTGGACTTAAGATCAGTTTCGCAAAAAAAGAAATCATGGTTGAAAACTGTACAGCAGAAGATAAACGATTGCTGGATTTAGACGGTTTTCAGCATATTGTTGTAGTGAAAAACTATGTGTATTTAGATGATGCGAATCTTTTTCAGTACACAGAATCCCGGCATAGGCTGGATAAGTTCCGTTTTGTAGATTTCGCAAGACGGGGAAGATAG
- the treC gene encoding alpha,alpha-phosphotrehalase yields the protein MKNEPWWKRSVVYQIYPKSFNDTTGNGTGDIQGIIDKLDYLKKLGVDVLWLTPIYDSPQRDNGYDIRDYFQIFEEYGTMEDFDRLLKEAHNRDLKIIMDIVVNHTSTEHEWFKQSRSSKDNPYRDFYIWKDIVDDGEPSNWVSKFGGSAWKLDEQTGQYYLHLFDVTQADLNWENEEVRQKVYEMMNYWFEKGVDGFRLDVINLISKNQDFPNDDGSVAPGDGRKFYTDGPKVHEYMQEMNKEVFSKYDVLTVGEMSSTTIDNCVKYSNPDRKELSMTFNFHHLKVDYPNGEKWSVANFDFLKLKDILSTWQVEMNKGDGWNALFWCNHDQPRIVSRYGDDGKYRVESAKMLATTIHMMQGTPYIYQGEEFGMTNPKYDSIDQYRDVESLNIFQLLKEEGRDEEEILEILKHKSRDNSRTPVQWNDKKNAGFTTGTPWIPVADNYKEINAEAAVADNQSIFYHYQKLNMLRKELAIITYGNYELLLKDHPEIFAYARNGEDEKLLVVNNFYGKETAFTLPQGAIVEGYSGKVLISNYDSAPADFTQFTLRPYESVVFHLKK from the coding sequence ATGAAAAACGAACCTTGGTGGAAACGATCGGTCGTCTATCAAATTTATCCGAAAAGCTTTAATGATACGACTGGTAACGGAACGGGTGATATTCAAGGAATCATCGATAAATTAGATTATTTGAAGAAGCTTGGGGTGGATGTGCTCTGGCTTACACCGATCTATGATTCACCACAGCGTGACAACGGTTATGATATACGTGATTACTTTCAAATTTTTGAAGAATACGGGACAATGGAAGACTTTGACCGCTTACTGAAAGAAGCTCATAACAGAGACTTGAAAATCATTATGGATATCGTTGTGAACCATACGAGTACAGAACATGAATGGTTTAAACAATCACGCTCATCAAAAGATAATCCATATCGTGATTTTTACATTTGGAAAGACATTGTTGACGATGGGGAACCGAGCAACTGGGTATCAAAATTTGGCGGTTCTGCTTGGAAGCTTGACGAACAAACAGGACAATACTATCTGCATTTGTTCGATGTCACGCAAGCTGATCTCAACTGGGAGAACGAAGAGGTTCGTCAAAAAGTTTATGAAATGATGAACTACTGGTTTGAAAAAGGGGTAGATGGTTTCCGTTTAGATGTTATCAATCTCATTTCTAAAAATCAGGATTTTCCGAATGATGATGGGTCTGTCGCTCCAGGAGATGGACGGAAATTTTACACAGATGGTCCAAAAGTTCATGAGTACATGCAGGAAATGAACAAAGAAGTTTTCTCCAAGTACGATGTTTTAACGGTAGGGGAGATGTCTTCCACGACAATTGATAACTGTGTGAAATACTCAAATCCTGACCGGAAAGAATTAAGCATGACGTTTAACTTTCACCATTTGAAAGTTGATTACCCGAACGGTGAAAAGTGGAGTGTTGCAAATTTTGACTTTTTAAAGTTAAAAGACATCCTTTCCACATGGCAAGTTGAAATGAACAAAGGAGACGGCTGGAATGCGCTTTTCTGGTGCAACCATGATCAGCCTCGAATCGTTTCCCGTTATGGGGATGACGGAAAATATCGGGTAGAATCGGCAAAAATGCTCGCTACAACCATTCATATGATGCAAGGAACCCCTTATATTTATCAAGGGGAAGAGTTTGGGATGACAAATCCGAAATACGATTCCATCGACCAATACCGTGACGTTGAATCTTTGAACATCTTTCAGTTGCTGAAAGAAGAAGGCAGGGACGAAGAAGAAATCTTAGAAATTTTAAAACATAAATCACGGGATAATTCACGTACGCCTGTTCAATGGAATGATAAGAAGAATGCGGGATTCACAACAGGTACACCATGGATTCCTGTCGCAGACAACTATAAGGAAATCAACGCTGAGGCAGCAGTTGCAGACAATCAGTCGATTTTTTATCATTATCAAAAGCTGAACATGCTGCGCAAAGAACTGGCGATTATAACATACGGCAATTATGAACTGCTTTTAAAAGATCATCCTGAAATCTTTGCTTATGCAAGGAACGGTGAGGATGAAAAACTTCTTGTAGTAAATAATTTTTACGGTAAAGAAACAGCGTTCACACTTCCGCAAGGAGCTATTGTAGAAGGCTATTCTGGAAAAGTGCTGATCAGCAATTATGATTCGGCACCTGCGGATTTTACACAATTTACACTGAGACCGTATGAATCAGTCGTGTTTCACTTGAAAAAATAG
- the treP gene encoding PTS system trehalose-specific EIIBC component, which yields MSKIRESAEQIVQALGGKENISAATHCVTRLRLALNDEGKVDKDALENIDLVKGSFSANGQYQVVIGQGTVDKVYNEFIDITGTGRASKEDIKDEASKKLNPLQRAIKALADIFIPILPAIVTAGLLMGINNILTGPGIFYDKKSFIDVHQNWADLAGIINLIANTAFVFLPGLIGWSAVKKFGGSPLLGIVLGLMLVHPDLLNAWDYGKTKDIPTWNLFGLPVEKVGYQGQVLPVLIASWVLARIELFLKKRIPDALQLLLVAPITLLITGFLAFIVIGPITFSIGNAITDFFVMIFHNYAWLGGLIYGGLYSLLVVTGMHHTFLAVDLQLISNTGGTFLWPILALSNIAQGSSALAMFFTTKDEKLKGLSGTSALSAYLGITEPAMFGVNLRFKYPFIFAMVGSAIAGIVITTAGVRASSIGVGGIPGFLSILPGSWVSFFIGMAIALVVPFVLTFIYAKVKKDKQA from the coding sequence ATGAGTAAAATCCGTGAATCAGCTGAGCAGATTGTACAGGCTCTCGGCGGAAAAGAAAATATATCAGCGGCAACACACTGTGTCACCAGACTTCGATTAGCATTAAACGACGAAGGGAAAGTGGACAAGGATGCACTCGAGAACATCGATCTCGTTAAAGGTTCCTTTTCAGCAAATGGGCAATATCAAGTCGTTATCGGGCAAGGCACAGTAGATAAAGTTTATAACGAATTTATTGATATTACAGGAACTGGCCGAGCTTCGAAAGAGGATATTAAAGATGAAGCAAGCAAGAAGCTTAATCCGCTGCAAAGAGCGATTAAAGCGTTAGCTGACATTTTTATTCCGATCCTTCCTGCCATTGTAACTGCAGGTCTGTTAATGGGGATTAACAATATTTTGACTGGACCGGGAATTTTTTATGATAAAAAATCCTTTATTGATGTTCATCAAAACTGGGCAGATCTTGCGGGGATTATAAATTTAATCGCTAATACAGCCTTTGTTTTCTTGCCGGGACTGATTGGCTGGTCCGCTGTGAAAAAGTTTGGCGGAAGTCCGCTTCTCGGTATTGTGCTTGGCCTGATGCTTGTTCATCCAGATCTTCTCAATGCCTGGGATTATGGGAAAACAAAAGATATCCCAACATGGAATCTGTTCGGTTTACCGGTAGAAAAAGTCGGTTATCAAGGACAAGTATTACCTGTACTAATCGCATCATGGGTTTTAGCAAGAATTGAACTTTTCTTGAAAAAACGAATTCCAGACGCTCTTCAATTGCTTCTTGTTGCTCCGATTACGTTATTGATTACAGGTTTTTTGGCATTTATCGTTATTGGTCCTATTACGTTTTCAATAGGGAACGCCATTACAGATTTCTTCGTAATGATTTTCCATAACTATGCATGGCTAGGCGGTCTGATTTATGGCGGATTGTACTCACTTCTCGTTGTAACAGGCATGCATCACACGTTCTTAGCAGTTGATCTGCAGTTGATTTCTAATACAGGCGGAACGTTCCTATGGCCAATTCTTGCACTGTCTAATATTGCACAAGGTTCTTCAGCTCTTGCAATGTTCTTTACAACAAAAGACGAAAAGCTTAAAGGTTTGTCAGGAACTTCAGCACTGTCTGCATATCTTGGTATTACAGAACCGGCAATGTTCGGGGTGAACTTGCGCTTTAAATATCCGTTTATTTTTGCAATGGTCGGTTCAGCTATTGCTGGTATAGTCATCACAACAGCTGGTGTGCGGGCATCTTCCATCGGTGTAGGCGGTATTCCAGGTTTCTTATCAATCTTACCGGGAAGCTGGGTTTCATTCTTTATCGGAATGGCGATTGCACTAGTGGTACCGTTCGTATTAACGTTTATCTATGCAAAAGTAAAAAAAGATAAGCAAGCATAA
- the pdxK gene encoding pyridoxine/pyridoxal/pyridoxamine kinase, translated as MAPKKVLTIAGSDTSGGAGIQADLKTFQELGVYGMNALNVVVAQDPHRDWFHEVFLLPIDLFKAQLETVIAGIGVDALKTGMLASVEVIETTAQIIEKHNLQNVVVDPVMVCKGAEPIHPELATTLQNILVPKATVVTPNLFEAAQLAGMAPITTVEQMMEAAHKIQSNGAKYVVVKGGGKLDHENAVDVLYDGNEFEVLESDRIETTWTHGAGCTFSAAITAELAKGKPVREAILTAKDFITEAISAGFQLNQYVGPTWHGAYREKLEK; from the coding sequence ATGGCACCTAAAAAAGTACTTACAATTGCAGGCTCAGATACTAGTGGAGGAGCTGGAATACAAGCCGATCTAAAAACCTTCCAAGAACTTGGCGTATATGGGATGAATGCCCTGAACGTAGTTGTTGCTCAAGACCCACATCGTGACTGGTTTCACGAAGTATTTTTACTTCCCATCGACCTTTTCAAAGCACAGCTTGAAACCGTTATTGCCGGAATTGGTGTTGATGCACTGAAAACAGGAATGCTTGCATCCGTTGAAGTGATTGAGACAACCGCTCAAATAATCGAGAAGCATAATCTTCAAAACGTTGTTGTAGATCCGGTAATGGTTTGTAAAGGCGCAGAACCGATTCATCCGGAATTGGCGACAACTTTGCAAAACATTCTTGTACCAAAAGCTACTGTCGTTACTCCAAATCTTTTTGAAGCTGCTCAATTAGCAGGAATGGCTCCTATTACAACAGTAGAACAAATGATGGAAGCTGCTCATAAAATCCAGTCTAATGGCGCTAAATATGTTGTCGTTAAAGGCGGCGGTAAACTGGATCATGAAAATGCAGTAGATGTATTGTATGATGGGAATGAATTTGAAGTATTAGAATCAGATCGCATTGAAACAACTTGGACACATGGGGCTGGCTGTACGTTCTCAGCAGCAATAACAGCCGAACTTGCAAAAGGAAAGCCTGTACGCGAAGCGATTTTGACAGCGAAGGATTTTATTACAGAGGCGATTTCAGCTGGATTCCAGTTAAATCAATACGTTGGACCGACTTGGCATGGAGCATATCGTGAAAAGTTAGAAAAATAA
- a CDS encoding YojF family protein: MQPIQPQDVQSALDERIGKEQYLHLETTNGAYANHNNDAVLTVNAYIRNGKVICSSGKIMGDGPFRVGLKIDLGWIYAEGLTHWEIDSKDRLLMAGHDAEGRLALSLQLSSTPFDV, from the coding sequence ATGCAGCCAATTCAACCTCAAGATGTTCAATCCGCTTTAGACGAACGTATCGGAAAAGAACAATATTTGCATTTAGAAACAACTAATGGCGCTTATGCCAATCACAATAATGATGCAGTATTAACTGTAAATGCCTATATCCGGAATGGAAAAGTTATTTGCTCATCAGGCAAGATTATGGGCGATGGTCCTTTTCGTGTTGGTTTAAAAATAGACTTAGGCTGGATTTATGCAGAAGGGCTGACGCATTGGGAGATTGATTCAAAAGATCGGCTGCTGATGGCAGGTCATGATGCAGAAGGTCGTTTAGCACTATCACTTCAGCTAAGCTCAACTCCATTCGACGTATAA
- the bshB2 gene encoding bacillithiol biosynthesis deacetylase BshB2 encodes MKDHLLVIFPHPDDEAFGVSGTIAQHTKKGLPVTYICLTLGQMGRNMGNPPFATRESLPLIREKELDDACKAIGITDLRKFGLRDKTIEFEDEQLLADRFLSVIDEVKPAKIITFYPGYSVHPDHEATARAVIRAVRSIPELDRPELLCVAFAKNTVDDLGAPHIINDVSDVFEEKMNCIKAHRSQTQLLVNNVEKDPKMLEWVQNERFYRYPI; translated from the coding sequence ATGAAAGACCATTTACTAGTGATCTTCCCTCACCCAGACGATGAAGCGTTTGGAGTATCCGGGACTATCGCTCAGCATACTAAAAAAGGATTGCCTGTGACATATATTTGTCTGACACTCGGACAAATGGGTAGAAACATGGGAAATCCCCCTTTTGCTACTCGTGAATCTTTGCCGTTAATTCGAGAAAAAGAGTTAGACGATGCATGTAAAGCTATAGGAATAACAGACCTTCGAAAGTTTGGATTGCGAGACAAAACTATCGAATTTGAGGACGAACAACTTCTAGCTGATCGTTTCCTTTCCGTCATTGATGAGGTAAAGCCTGCAAAGATCATCACGTTTTACCCTGGATATAGTGTTCATCCAGATCATGAAGCAACAGCTAGAGCCGTTATTCGGGCAGTCCGCAGCATTCCCGAACTAGATCGTCCCGAGCTATTATGTGTAGCTTTCGCTAAAAATACAGTTGACGATCTTGGAGCACCACATATCATAAACGATGTGTCTGATGTTTTTGAAGAAAAGATGAACTGCATTAAAGCACACAGGTCTCAAACTCAATTATTAGTTAATAATGTTGAAAAGGATCCAAAAATGCTTGAATGGGTTCAAAATGAAAGATTTTATCGATATCCGATATAA
- a CDS encoding spore morphogenesis/germination protein YwcE, with translation MDVFMVYLFVATATPLFLWNDSRKLALLQTPFIALLWTYVGLFMAYDHLNIFVHAFFITVFIANVFFAHYAAYVVWGRPYLAKRKVEKAKL, from the coding sequence ATGGATGTTTTTATGGTTTATCTATTTGTAGCGACAGCGACGCCGTTATTCTTATGGAACGATAGCCGCAAGCTTGCACTCTTGCAAACGCCGTTCATCGCCCTATTATGGACGTACGTTGGGCTTTTCATGGCATATGACCATTTGAATATTTTTGTTCATGCGTTCTTTATCACTGTTTTTATCGCTAACGTATTTTTTGCTCATTACGCAGCGTATGTCGTTTGGGGCCGTCCATATTTAGCTAAACGTAAAGTGGAAAAGGCTAAACTTTAA
- the proB gene encoding glutamate 5-kinase: protein MSLHESTNKRIVVKIGSSSLTSRLGDISRHKLERIVDEVVALKDEGYEVLLVSSGAVAAGYRRLGCLNRPTSLAEKQAAASIGQGLLMEAYSERFISHGYTASQILITRSDFSDRDRYHNARNTINVLLDRGIIPIVNENDTVTVERLKFGDNDTLSAKVAGLVDADQLVILSDIDGLYTEDPRKNPEAKLLRKVREITPEIEASAGEPGSAVGTGGMRSKIDAVKIAMASGISSFLGNAITPDIIHQAVKGNARGTYFVPEKNSFNLDMKRQWIAFHSGPEGEITVSNKAKEGIDELQSLYPTGIRYVSGHFKKGSVVRIKDLDGNEIGLGVSNYSSKQLIKIKGFSMDKMTDEIGPEEAINNQDLVCHTRLAAPIL, encoded by the coding sequence ATGTCTTTACATGAATCAACGAATAAACGTATTGTTGTGAAAATTGGAAGCAGCTCATTAACAAGCCGGCTTGGAGACATTAGCAGACACAAATTAGAACGTATTGTAGATGAAGTCGTTGCATTAAAAGATGAAGGATATGAAGTGCTGCTCGTATCATCTGGTGCAGTTGCAGCGGGATATAGACGTCTAGGCTGTCTAAACCGCCCTACTTCATTGGCTGAAAAACAAGCGGCAGCTTCAATCGGCCAAGGTTTACTTATGGAAGCCTACTCAGAGCGTTTTATTTCACATGGCTATACAGCATCACAAATACTAATCACAAGAAGTGACTTTTCAGATCGTGACCGTTACCACAATGCACGGAATACAATTAATGTTCTTTTAGATCGTGGAATCATCCCGATTGTGAACGAAAATGATACGGTTACTGTCGAACGTTTGAAATTTGGAGATAACGACACACTTTCCGCTAAAGTAGCGGGATTGGTTGATGCCGATCAGCTCGTTATCCTTTCAGATATAGATGGGTTATATACAGAAGACCCAAGAAAAAACCCTGAAGCTAAACTACTAAGAAAAGTAAGGGAAATTACACCAGAAATCGAAGCATCTGCAGGCGAACCTGGCAGTGCGGTCGGCACAGGCGGCATGCGTTCTAAAATTGATGCTGTCAAAATTGCCATGGCATCTGGCATCTCATCTTTTCTTGGTAACGCAATAACACCTGACATTATCCATCAAGCTGTAAAGGGAAATGCAAGGGGAACGTACTTTGTCCCTGAAAAGAATTCATTTAATCTGGATATGAAGCGTCAATGGATTGCTTTCCATTCCGGTCCTGAAGGTGAAATTACAGTTTCCAACAAAGCAAAAGAAGGCATTGATGAACTTCAAAGCCTCTACCCTACAGGAATCCGCTATGTGAGCGGCCATTTTAAAAAGGGTTCCGTTGTGCGCATTAAAGATTTGGATGGCAATGAAATCGGACTAGGTGTATCAAACTATTCTTCAAAACAGCTCATTAAAATCAAAGGATTCTCAATGGACAAAATGACAGACGAAATCGGACCAGAAGAAGCAATCAACAACCAGGATCTTGTATGCCATACTCGCTTAGCAGCACCGATACTTTAA